The Triplophysa rosa linkage group LG15, Trosa_1v2, whole genome shotgun sequence genome has a segment encoding these proteins:
- the LOC130565615 gene encoding uncharacterized protein LOC130565615 produces the protein MPPTKWSKYGKKYNKDWEKDAQLRDWICQVLGDQSKAMCRYCKTEIRAHHGDLLQHAKTDKHKRNAKPFSSTRLTDIGFTVSKPSTTNQKAELQLESYIACHTAVSSVDHLGELVNSAFETDLSIHRTKCTALINNVIAPCMFNDLMKDIGETQYSLVIDESTDVASVKQLCMVVRYFSVSLNKIVSTFLGLVDMQGETAEAIVTTLTQFLDSVGLDFKKCVGIGTDGCSVMVGRKNSVYTHLLKKNEKLQLLKCVCHSIQLCASKAVETLPRNLEFLISHSHNWFSHSALRRREYSKIYQLINPGETPLMLVQLSGTRWLSIYDCCVRVLKQWDELKLHFQLCKDAKRCYDAEVLYQMYCDPLNKLYLKFLMPILHKFSRVNKLFQLENGNAFKMLDCLQSFFRTLISRVITPCAIPPSDSKLLDVNLNDTANHLPLCAVNFGVQFTIVLGEAKLDSTAETNMKNRCRDFLLEAAKQVQNRLPANINTWKSMASFSPSVILSQNKPQLATVSMLKMYVGDLGALDAQYQAINFQEWKTKDDCQAEQFWAEVLNYKDSSGEQCFKDLALFALSLLAMPLSNADVERVFSQMNHVKSKLRHRMGQKTLSSILCIRYGLRRLGICCKDFVPSQEMLQRFSVGMYRDGEETGEKIDGAGEERDDFFL, from the coding sequence ATGCCACCAACAAAGTGGTCCAAGtatggaaaaaaatacaacaaagacTGGGAAAAGGATGCACAACTTAGAGACTGGATATGTCAAGTGCTCGGTGATCAAAGCAAAGCGATGTGCAGGTACTGTAAAACGGAGATTCGTGCTCACCATGGAGACCTCCTACAACATGCAAAGACAGACAAACATAAGAGGAATGCCAAACCATTTTCCTCAACACGTCTAACAGATATCGGGTTTACAGTGTCAAAACCTTCTACTACAAATCAAAAGGCTGAGCTTCAGCTAGAAAGCTATATTGCTTGCCACACAGCAGTCAGTTCAGTTGATCACTTGGGTGAATTAGTAAATTCGGCCTTTGAAACGGATTTGAGCATCCATCGTACAAAATGTACAGCACTTATCAACAATGTAATAGCCCCCTGCATGTTCAATGACTTGATGAAAGATATCGGAGAGACTCAGTATTCACTGGTAATCGATGAGAGCACAGATGTCGCTTCGGTAAAGCAGCTGTGTATGGTAGTGCGTTACTTCAGTGTCTCACTGAACAAAATTGTTTCAACATTTTTGGGCTTAGTGGATATGCAGGGAGAGACGGCAGAAGCAATCGTGACGACACTGACTCAGTTTCTAGACAGTGTCGGTCTTGATTTCAAAAAGTGCGTAGGAATCGGAACTGATGGCTGTAGTGTAATGGTTGGACGGAAAAACTCAGTTTATACTCACCTTCTCAAAAAGAATGAGAAACTACAACTGCTTAAGTGCGTGTGTCATTCGATTCAACTTTGTGCCAGCAAAGCCGTTGAAACACTGCCTCGCAATCTCgagtttttaatttcacattcgCACAACTGGTTTTCTCACAGTGCTCTGAGGCGCAGAGAATATTCCAAAATTTACCAATTAATCAACCCCGGTGAAACGCCACTTATGCTAGTGCAGCTTTCAGGCACTAGATGGCTCTCCATATATGATTGCTGTGTTCGTGTACTAAAGCAATGGGACGAGCTGAAGTTACATTTCCAGCTGTGCAAAGACGCAAAACGGTGCTATGATGCAGAAGTGCTCTACCAGATGTACTGCGATCCCTTGAACAAACTGTACCTGAAGTTTCTTATGCCTATTTTACACAAGTTTTCTAGAGTCAACAAATTGTTCCAACTCGAAAATgggaatgcatttaaaatgctgGACTGCCTACAGTCATTTTTTCGTACACTTATCTCAAGAGTAATTACACCTTGCGCCATTCCTCCTTCTGATTCCAAACTCCTTGATGTCAATTTGAATGACACAGCCAATCATCTGCCCCTGTGTGCAGTTAATTTCGGCGTGCAGTTTACTATTGTTCTTGGAGAAGCAAAGCTCGACAGCACTGCCGAAACAAATATGAAGAACAGATGCCGTGATTTCCTTCTGGAAGCAGCAAAGCAGGTGCAGAATAGGCTGCCAGCAAATATCAATACCTGGAAATCCATGGCATCATTCAGCCCATCCGTGATCCTGTCACAGAACAAACCACAGTTAGCCACAGTATCCATGCTGAAGATGTACGTTGGTGATCTCGGGGCCCTGGATGCACAGTATCAGGCAATCAACTTCCAGgagtggaaaacaaaagatgaCTGTCAAGCAGAACAGTTCTGGGCTGAAGTTCTGAACTACAAGGACAGCAGTGGAGAGCAGTGTTTTAAAGATCTGGCCCTGTTTGCACTGTCCCTTCTTGCGATGCCTTTGAGCAATGCCGACGTTGAAAGGGTTTTTTCACAAATGAACCATGTAAAATCTAAACTGAGGCACAGAATGGGCCAGAAGACTCTCAGTAGCATATTGTGCATTCGCTACGGCCTAAGAAGACTCGGGATTTGCTGCAAGGACTTTGTCCCAAGCCAGGAGATGTTGCAGCGCTTCAGTGTTGGGATGTACAGAGATGGAGAGGAGACAGGGGAGAAGATAGATGGTGCAGGGGAGGAGAGGGATGACTTTTTTTTATAA